DNA from Lentibacillus amyloliquefaciens:
AGCCGTGAAAAGGAAAAATCAAGAATCGGAAGACAATAAATCATAGAACCATCACTGGATTATTTGGTGACCGTGCGGGAAGGAGCTGAACTCGAGCGGGAAAGAGCTAAACTTGTGCGGGAACACCAATAACTCGTGCAGCCCCCGCCCAGTCAAGGTAAAAAAAGCGCTTCATAATGATCTTGTATAATCATATTGCAATCAAAAAACGCCATGAGCCTAAACAAGGCTGCATGGCGTTTCTCTATTTTAATCTCGTTCCAATCGCGCAATCCGCTCATCGATCGGCGGGTGGGATGAGAACAGGGAAACCATTTTGCTCTTTCCATTAATTTTCATCGTTTGGATAGCTGCATCATCGGTCTGGTCCTTCATTTGAGCCAGTCCTGTGTTATTTTTCAGCGAACGCAAGGCATGTGCCATTTTGTCGCGTCCGGCAAGGTCCGCTCCGCCACGGTCAGCACGGTATTCGCGGTACCTTGAAAATGCACTGACAACGATGCTGCCGAGGATTGAGAAAAGGATCTGAAAAATAATGATTGACGCAATATGCACGACAGTCTGCAGTTCAGATCGCACAAGCCGTGAGACAATAATGGCTGCAATCCTTGACAAAAAGACGACAAATGTATTGACGATACCTTGCAGCAGCGTCATGGTGACCATATCACCGTTGGCCACGTGCGCGATTTCGTGGGCGATGACACCTTCAACCGCGTCATCATCCATTTGTTGCAATAATCCGCTTGAAACTGCAACGAGCGATCTTTTTTTAGTAGGTCCTGTTGCAAAAGCATTTACTTCGCGTGACTGATAAATACCGACTTCAGGCATGTGCATCAGACCTGCTGCCCGGGACAGCCGGTGAACTTTTTCAACTATCGCACGCTCCTGTGCGGTCAGCTGTTCATTTGGATCAAGCACTTTGACCCGCATCATTTTCTTGGCAACGATCCGTGATATGGCAAGTGAAAGGAATGAGCCGATGAAGCCGACAAGCAAACTGAATACCAATAATGATCCGTAGTTGATGCCGGCAAGTCCTTCACCACCATTCGTAAATGATCCGCTTAAGTCGGTGAATGATATAATAACTGACCAGACAATGACAATCGTGGTCAATACGAGAATGTTTGTCAGTAAAAAAAGAAATAGCCGTTTTGCCATTTGGTTCCTCCTCAATTTAAATCGATATCGCTATTATACCATTTTTGCATAAAAAAAGAGAAATGTTTTTCAAGGTGCTGGGCAGGAAAAAGTTTACGCAACTTGTTATCATAGTTAGACATATTGTTTTTAACGAACCGGGGGGATAAATTCATGGCTCGAATTTATACGCTTCTATTACTGGTCATGCTGATGTGGGGCTTAAATGTTTCAGCGATTAAAGTGCTTGTTGATGCGATTGACCCGTTGCTGTTAACCGGATTCCGGGTAATGACAGCAGGGGTTGCTGTGTTAGTGATCGCTTCTTTCATGGGGATATTCCGTCTGCCGCGCAAGCAGGAGTGGCTGATTATTTCCTACATAGCTATCTTTAATGTCATGTTACACCACTCATTTGTGGCGATTGGTCTGGATTTGACGAGTGGCATCAATGGATCGCTCATTCTGGGGATGAACCCGCTTATCACAGCGATGCTTGCTTTTCTGATTTTGGGCCAGCGCATGACATGGCTGCGCGTGTTTGGGTTTGTGTTAGGTTTTATCGGTGTTGTTATCACAACAATGATGGGTACAGGAGAATTATCAGGTATTTCACTTGGAGATTTCATTGTATTTTTAGGGGTTGTGGTGCAAGGATTCAGCTTTGTTTTGATCAGTAAATTGAACCCGTCATTGGATCCAAGACTGGCGACAGGATACATGCTTGTCATCGGTGCGACTGTTATTTTGCTGACAAGTCAAGTACTTGGAGCAAGCGTTCAAGAGATGACGAATTTGATTGACTGGCAGCTGGGCTTGGCTTTTCTCTTCAGTGCTATAATGGCCACAGCATTCGGGCATATGACGTACAATTATGCGATAAAAAAGACCGGTCCTGCCGAGACAGCGATTTTTCTCAATATGAATACACTATTTGCTGTCATTGGCTCGTCGATATTCTTAAATGAAACAATCACGCTGAATCATGTAGCCGGCTTTCTGCTCATATTATGCGGGGTTTTTCTCGGGACCGGCGCTCTGGAATACCTGTTGCTAAAACGAAGGAAGAAGACGCGTTTTTAAGGATATCTATCTACAGAAGCGGACAGAGTGTAAGGTGCGCTTGAGTCGTGCAGCAGCGCAACAAACTTGTGCTAGAGGTGCTCAAACCCTTGTAAGAGAGCATAGATCGCCGAGTGGAATCAAGCGTGTAAAACGAATCATCATCTATTTCTTCGTGTTTGACCATGTTTTGCCATCAAGATTATTTAAGGCGGTTTTTTCGACAGAATTAAACCGGCTTTCTTTTGTCAGATCTTCGTTATGGCCGGGATACTGCTCAAATTCGTTGCCCAGAACATCATTTATCACATTGGGACTGTTCGTTTCCCGTTGTATGTTTCTGACTTGTTGTCTAAAGCGGTCGTTGTTTTTCATGGGAGAAGCCTCCATTCATTAATGCGTATGTTTCTTATTCTTCCAGTCTTTGCATTAATTATACGAAGGCCAGGGGGTCTGACCCCCCTGAAGGATCACATCACTTTCAACAGCAATTTTTTCAAAAGCGGGGCGAAATGATCCGGCAACTCGGCAATGCTTGGAACCATCACACGCTCGCGGCCATAAATACTCTGCATGAGTTCGTCTTCCTGTTCACTGATATCGCCTTCAGCCAGAAATAAGCCGACAACATCAATGCCTTTTTTGCGGGTTTCGGACACGGCCATGTTTGTGTCAACGATGCCATTTTCAGTGTAATTGGATGCAGCCGGTTCGCCGTCTGAGAAGACAAGCAGGAAGCGGTTCTTTTCACTGCGGACTTCGAGTTCTTCAGCGGCAACACGTATGCTGTAGCCGTCACGGTTGTCTTCCTGAGCTTCTAACTGCATGATGCCAGCGCCATTGTTCTCGTAAAGTGAATGGTTAAAGGAATGGATTTTATGAAAATAATTGGGCTGATATTGTTCTTTTACACCTGTTGCTTCTTCCCAGAAACCAATGATGGCATGCGGGATTTTCAAGTCTTTAAGCACTTCATGAAACAGGATAACGCTTTTTTTCGTTTCTTCCATCTTATTCATCATCGAGGCTGAACAATCCACGAGCAATGTAAAAGCGGCATCCATTTCTTTTGATTCCTCATCTTTTTTGTAGAAAAGCCGCGGATAGTCTTCGGTCACCGCCGGAATTAAATTTTTAGACAGTCGTCCGCTGGTCAAATTGCCGCGGGGTGTCTGCCGCTTATGTTCCAGCATTTTCTCAATTGTTTTCGAGAGCCGGCGCTGATAGGGAGCGATTTCCTCTGCGTATTGCCGGTACAGTTCTTCATCTTCTGCAGATGGTTTTTCAGCGTTTTCAGTCACTTTTACAGCGTGCTGGTTTTCCCGGCCATAACCACCGCCTGCCGATTCGTCATGCTGGCTGTCCTGGCGTTTCTCCATCGCTTGCATATTGGAAAAGTCATTCTGATCACTGTCGCCGGATGTGCCTTGAATACCTACACGAGCCTGGTCGCCTTCCTCTGTTTCGCGCGCGCCTTCACCCACCAGACTTGAACGCGTTCCCTGTTCCAATTCAAACTGCATGAAATTTTGCTTTCGGTCGGCATTTTCGTTTTCGCCGTGCCACGTGGAAAATTGCTGTTCGAATGTTTCGCTGTCTTCTTCGCTGACGCCTTCTTCAAGGCTCTCGTTGGCCAGCGGATCAGTGCGTGTCAGCTCATCAAATGCATTTTGTTCTGTATAGTCAGCAAGATTGGCGACTGGAAATACGAAATACGCGTGCATCATGTCGGTATAATCGGATTCCAGCCGAAAGACAATTTGTTCGGTAATTCGGGCGATATCACGTGTGCTGCCGGCTTCAAACAATTGGAAAATCATGGGTTTCAGTTCCTTTAGCTGCTTAGCCTGTCTTTCAGTGGCCGCGGAAAAAGAAGGATCAGGTGTCTTAGCTTGTGTCAGCAAAAAAGTTAGACAGTACAACTCATCAAGGGAAAGACTTCGTGTCACATTCGCCTCAAGCTGTTGGGTGAAAAACCGGCTTAAATAGCTTCTGCGAACAGCAAATAAGTTTGCTATTCCGGGACGCTGCTTTTTGACGATTTCCTCAAGCCGGATATTCTCAAACAACGTAAATAACTGACCGGCAAACTTGGGGAGCTGCGATTCGGACATATCTTCCATAAAACGCTGCATTGCCGGAATATCAGAATGATGCAGCGTTCCGACCGTCCGCAGCAGGATGTCCGTCTTGAAACCCGCTTCTCTTGCTTTAGGGTTGCCGATTCCCCAATTGGCACTTGCGGTTATTTTATAATGTTCGTTATCAATCGCTGACCCATAGGCATAGTCAAATTTCAATTCAGGAATTTCTGACAGGACTGACGCCAGATCCTGCAGCTGCAGGTACAGTTGGGTGTCGAAATTGGTTTCGCGAAATCGGAACATATGAATTCTCCTATCTATGAAAAGGGACCCCCATGTTCATCCCAAATTTTATCCAAATAGTGTCTCAGCTATGGTCATGACGAATTCCTTTTCCCGGTCTTCGTCGAGTTTATCGGCGATGGCGCGTTGGATGGCTCGTTTTGGCGGGATCATCGCACTCAAGTCACAGGCGTCAATTAAAGCACGGATGGAAGCGGCATCTTCCGCCAGCTTGCCTTGGGTGACCGCTTGAATCAGATCACCGGAGAGCTGCACAAACAAATCAGTTGTCCGTTCTTCATCCAAGCGGCTGGTGTCCTGAATCAGTTTTTTCAATAGCTCACCCTGCAGGTAAGGGATATCTATCACGACAAAGCGATTTTTCAACGCTTCATTAAGCGGGACTGTCCCGACATAGCCTTCATTGATTGCAGCAATCACACCAAAGCCTTCTCCAGCTGTGATGATTTCTTCGGTAAACGGATTGGTGATGGTGCGGCGGTAGTCCAGTACGCCGTTGATGAGCGGCAGTGTCTCCGGCTTGGCCATATTAATTTCATCAATATAAAGGAAGGTTCCGTTTTTCATCGCATTTGTGACAGGGCCGGGAACAAAATCAATTATTTGTTTGTCACCGTCATAGTCGAGTGTTTTAAAACCCATCAGGCTTTCTGCGTCCAGGTCGACTGAACAATTCACATTGAACATCGGCTGGTTGAACAAATTGGATAGCGTCTCGGCAAACCGTGTTTTACCTGAACCGGTCGGACCTTTCAGCAGCACATTTTTCCCCATGCTTAAAGCTGTGATGGCGTCCGTCAATAAATCCTCTTCAGGCGGGACGTATCCGCCTTCACGAATGAGATCCTTGAATGCACTGTTTTGATTGGTATTTCGATTATTATCTATTAAATGCCTGATTGATTCAGGCAGTTCATTATACTGTGTCATTGCTGTGCTCCTTTCAGAGGATGTTACAGACTCTCAATTGCTATTGTAACCTCAATTTTGATGGCTTGTCACCTTTTGCAGGCTGAGAAAGCTCTCCCCGAAATTTATCGAATTTATTAACATTCAATTTACAAGAAACCAGACTTTTTAACTAATTTTTAATTAATTTTGTATTACGATTAGTACTTTTGTAACTAGTACAACTATTCAAAATTATATAACATTGATTGTAACTGAATAATAGCCACACAAAATCTTGCGGGGAGGGATCAAACGAGCAGCCGATATTTTACTTAAGGGGGAGACACATGTTTAAAAAAGTTTCACTCGTTTTATTCGTATTTTTGCTGGCATTCAGTCATTTCTTTCATGTGAGTGCCGCAGAAATCACGGAAAAGACTCTTCAGGAGAATACAGCGAAAAAGAATCATTCGGAATCGCAAACACTCAAGGAAACGACGGATCCTGATGAAAAAGTCAGGGTTATTGTCGAACTGCAGGAGGATGCACCGATAGAGAAAGCAACTGAAAAAGGTGTAACGTTTAAAAGTCTGAAACCGACTGAAAAGGAAGAGCTGCAAAACCAGGCAAAACAGGCACAAGAGACAGTTAAAAACGAGATGAGTACGGAACAGATCGAGGCGGACTACCTCCAGGAATTCTCGACAGTTGTGAATGGTTTCAGTGCCGAGGTCAAACAGGGCGATATTGAATCTATTAAGAAGATTTCCAACGTTGACAAGGTACATACCGTGAATAAGTATAAACGTCCCGAGGCAACACCGGATATGAAATACAGCAAGGAATTGGTCCAAGCACAACAATCATGGCGGGATTATGGCTACAAAGGCGAAGGAATGACAGTCGGTGTTATTGATACCGGCATTGATCCGTCCCACCGCGATATGGTGCTGTCAGACGAAACGGAACCGGCCCACACTGAAGAATCGGTACAGGAAGCGGTTGAAAATGAAGATTTGCCGGGCGAATTTTATACAGAGAAAGTGCCATATGGATACAACTATATGGATGAAAATGATGAAATCGTTGATAATGCTGCGGGTGCTTCGATGCACGGCATGCATGTTGCCGGAACAGTCGGTGCAAATGGGGATGAAGAAAATGGCGGCATCATGGGCATCGCTCCTGAAGCACAGCTGTTGGCGTTAAAAGTTTTTGGCAACGACCCGGAAGTCGAGTACACCTATGGCGATATCTATGTTAAGGCAATGGACGACTCTATTAAACTCGGAGTCGATGCATTGAACCTGAGCCTTGGCTCTCCGGCAGGTTTTGTGAATGCTGATGCGCCTGAACAGCAAGCGGTCAAGCGTGCTGTTGATAATGGTGTGCTGGTGTCGATTTCCGCCGGCAACTCAAATAAATTTGCCGATGGGTTCTATTATCCGCTTGCCTCGAACCCGGATTACGGTGTGAATGGTTCACCGGGTATAGCGGAACATTCACTGCAAGTGGCTTCATACGAAAACACATATATGGATGTTGACGCAGTGGACTATACGATTGATGGAACAGAGGAAAGTGCGCCATTTCTTTCAGCAAGCAGCACACACCCATCCGATTATGTGCAAAAGTCCTTTGAAGTGGCAGATGTCGGACTTGGGTATCCGGAAGATTTTGAAGGCAAGGATGTACAGGGGAAATACGCTTTAATTCAGCGCGGCGAACTGGCGTTTACTGAGAAAACTTTGAATGCGCAGGAGGCTGGAGCTGAAGGGGCGATCATCTACAATAATGTGGATGGCATTGTCAATATGGCGACCGATGCCTCAATTGAAATTCCGCAGTTGTTCATGCTGAAAAATGACGGGGACAAGCTTGCCGCTGCCCTGCAGGATGGACAAGATGTCACCTTGAATTTCAATGACGGAACAGCAACCATCAGTAATCCGGATGCCGGAAAAATGAGTACGTTTACATCCTGGGGGCTGACACCGAATCTGGACTTTAAGCCGGAAATCACGGCTCCGGGCGGACAAATTTTGTCAACGCTGAATAATGATGAATACGGCTTGATGAGCGGCACATCCATGGCAGCACCGCATGTGTCGGGCGGTGGAGCACTTGTCATGCAGCAGCTTGATGAAGAATTTGGCCTTGAGGGTACAGGTCGTGTATCGATGGCAAAAAATATGATGATGAATACGAGTGAGTTAGTGGAATTTGAAGGTTCTTATGTATCACCCGCCGGCAGGGTGCGGGTCAGATGCAGCTTCATGCTGCCATGTCTTCACCGGCAGTGGTGACAAATGCAGAGACAAATGAAGCAAGTGTTGCCTTAAAGGAAATAACTGACAATAACGTGACATTTGAATTGACAGCAAGAAACCTGACAGATGAAGCGGTCACTTATGACGTTAAAGCCAATGCGCAGACAGATCAGCCTGTCGCTAATGGTGAGGATACACTCGTTGTTCCCAATCAGTTTGCGGCAATGGAGCTCCAAGGGGCTGCAACTGTTAATGGTGAAGATGTCAGCCAAATCGAAGTGCCAGCAAATGGGGAAGCGACCATTTCTGTTTCACTCGATGTCAGTGATATGGATGCCCAACTAATGGATAAATTCACAAATGGCTATTGGCTTGAAGGCTTTGTGACACTGACAGATCCGAATGATGTGAATCCTGAAATTTCAATTCCATATGTCGGCTTTAAAGGCGAGTGGGATGATGCACCAGTGTTGGACAAGCCGATGTGGGATGAGGATTCTTATTACGGGATGTCAGGGATTGCCACATCAAGTGGAGAAGATGAACAAGGCAACGAGCAATTTGCTTTCCTCGGTCAGGATTTAGAGACAGGTGAAACGGATCCTGAAAAAATTGCCTTTTCACCTAATGGCGACGATAACAAAGATGATGCATTAATGGTTCCGTCGTTTTTGAGGAATGCAAAAGAAGTGACATTTAACGTTTTAAATGAAAATAAAGAAAAAGTACGGACCATTGCAACCGAGTCATATATTGCCAAGAACTATTACGGTGCCGGCGCAGGACCGATGTATTATCTGGATTCATCAAGAACGTGGGATGGCAAAATTGATGGTGAAATGGCATCAGAAGGCAAGTA
Protein-coding regions in this window:
- the htpX gene encoding protease HtpX yields the protein MAKRLFLFLLTNILVLTTIVIVWSVIISFTDLSGSFTNGGEGLAGINYGSLLVFSLLVGFIGSFLSLAISRIVAKKMMRVKVLDPNEQLTAQERAIVEKVHRLSRAAGLMHMPEVGIYQSREVNAFATGPTKKRSLVAVSSGLLQQMDDDAVEGVIAHEIAHVANGDMVTMTLLQGIVNTFVVFLSRIAAIIVSRLVRSELQTVVHIASIIIFQILFSILGSIVVSAFSRYREYRADRGGADLAGRDKMAHALRSLKNNTGLAQMKDQTDDAAIQTMKINGKSKMVSLFSSHPPIDERIARLERD
- a CDS encoding DMT family transporter is translated as MARIYTLLLLVMLMWGLNVSAIKVLVDAIDPLLLTGFRVMTAGVAVLVIASFMGIFRLPRKQEWLIISYIAIFNVMLHHSFVAIGLDLTSGINGSLILGMNPLITAMLAFLILGQRMTWLRVFGFVLGFIGVVITTMMGTGELSGISLGDFIVFLGVVVQGFSFVLISKLNPSLDPRLATGYMLVIGATVILLTSQVLGASVQEMTNLIDWQLGLAFLFSAIMATAFGHMTYNYAIKKTGPAETAIFLNMNTLFAVIGSSIFLNETITLNHVAGFLLILCGVFLGTGALEYLLLKRRKKTRF
- a CDS encoding vWA domain-containing protein, with amino-acid sequence MFRFRETNFDTQLYLQLQDLASVLSEIPELKFDYAYGSAIDNEHYKITASANWGIGNPKAREAGFKTDILLRTVGTLHHSDIPAMQRFMEDMSESQLPKFAGQLFTLFENIRLEEIVKKQRPGIANLFAVRRSYLSRFFTQQLEANVTRSLSLDELYCLTFLLTQAKTPDPSFSAATERQAKQLKELKPMIFQLFEAGSTRDIARITEQIVFRLESDYTDMMHAYFVFPVANLADYTEQNAFDELTRTDPLANESLEEGVSEEDSETFEQQFSTWHGENENADRKQNFMQFELEQGTRSSLVGEGARETEEGDQARVGIQGTSGDSDQNDFSNMQAMEKRQDSQHDESAGGGYGRENQHAVKVTENAEKPSAEDEELYRQYAEEIAPYQRRLSKTIEKMLEHKRQTPRGNLTSGRLSKNLIPAVTEDYPRLFYKKDEESKEMDAAFTLLVDCSASMMNKMEETKKSVILFHEVLKDLKIPHAIIGFWEEATGVKEQYQPNYFHKIHSFNHSLYENNGAGIMQLEAQEDNRDGYSIRVAAEELEVRSEKNRFLLVFSDGEPAASNYTENGIVDTNMAVSETRKKGIDVVGLFLAEGDISEQEDELMQSIYGRERVMVPSIAELPDHFAPLLKKLLLKVM
- a CDS encoding ATP-binding protein, whose amino-acid sequence is MTQYNELPESIRHLIDNNRNTNQNSAFKDLIREGGYVPPEEDLLTDAITALSMGKNVLLKGPTGSGKTRFAETLSNLFNQPMFNVNCSVDLDAESLMGFKTLDYDGDKQIIDFVPGPVTNAMKNGTFLYIDEINMAKPETLPLINGVLDYRRTITNPFTEEIITAGEGFGVIAAINEGYVGTVPLNEALKNRFVVIDIPYLQGELLKKLIQDTSRLDEERTTDLFVQLSGDLIQAVTQGKLAEDAASIRALIDACDLSAMIPPKRAIQRAIADKLDEDREKEFVMTIAETLFG
- a CDS encoding S8 family serine peptidase: MFKKVSLVLFVFLLAFSHFFHVSAAEITEKTLQENTAKKNHSESQTLKETTDPDEKVRVIVELQEDAPIEKATEKGVTFKSLKPTEKEELQNQAKQAQETVKNEMSTEQIEADYLQEFSTVVNGFSAEVKQGDIESIKKISNVDKVHTVNKYKRPEATPDMKYSKELVQAQQSWRDYGYKGEGMTVGVIDTGIDPSHRDMVLSDETEPAHTEESVQEAVENEDLPGEFYTEKVPYGYNYMDENDEIVDNAAGASMHGMHVAGTVGANGDEENGGIMGIAPEAQLLALKVFGNDPEVEYTYGDIYVKAMDDSIKLGVDALNLSLGSPAGFVNADAPEQQAVKRAVDNGVLVSISAGNSNKFADGFYYPLASNPDYGVNGSPGIAEHSLQVASYENTYMDVDAVDYTIDGTEESAPFLSASSTHPSDYVQKSFEVADVGLGYPEDFEGKDVQGKYALIQRGELAFTEKTLNAQEAGAEGAIIYNNVDGIVNMATDASIEIPQLFMLKNDGDKLAAALQDGQDVTLNFNDGTATISNPDAGKMSTFTSWGLTPNLDFKPEITAPGGQILSTLNNDEYGLMSGTSMAAPHVSGGGALVMQQLDEEFGLEGTGRVSMAKNMMMNTSELVEFEGSYVSPAGRVRVRCSFMLPCLHRQW